In the genome of Phycodurus eques isolate BA_2022a chromosome 11, UOR_Pequ_1.1, whole genome shotgun sequence, the window TGCCATAGATCGCTCCCTTGGAACAGAAGGGAAGGACAACAGGAGCACGTCAGCATACTGCTTTAAGTGTCAGCTTATCGCTACTTTTCCTAGAGTACCTTTACACCTGCATATGTTTCAGGAACCATCACATACAGATCAAATCAATTGGATTTTCTCTTGAGGGATTCAAATtactacaataaataaaatccctcTGACGTGGAGCTGTCTGAAGAGTCCTCTCACCATTCCTGTGGTTTTCTCTTTGGGGTTCTTCATAATGATGGCAACCTGTTCTCTGACATCACTAACAAAGCGTTCCACAACACCCAGCTGGGTGTGCAGAACTGTGCAACAAATGTGGATGCTGTAAAGAGAGTATAACATGAAAGCTGGTGAGAACTGGACTGTGCACTGTGAACCATGTTGGAGGTGCTGCTATCTGGCTTCTACATTACCTGGATGGATATTGAAGTGTGTTCAGATTCCAGCCCTTTGACGTCAGTGCGTTAGACAGACGGAAAATATCGAAATCATTCGACCCTATTGCCACAACTGACACTTGTGGATCCccgaacacaaacacacctttCATCTTTCTAACCCTGTCAATAAGGAAACAAAtatagcattttattttaatgttgtacTATCTGGTGGGGGAATGACTCAAAGCTATCGCATATCCATAACAGTAAAGCTCTTACTCTGTTTTGATTTTGCGTGCTACACGGACGATCTTCCGAGTGGCGTCAACATATCCATTCTCTCCCATATGCATCATGGTCGCCCAGCAGGCCGCAACAATTCCTCCAGGCCTGGAGCCTGCTATGGAGGGCGAGGCATATATTCCACCCTGCCAGTCTGGAGCCACAAAGTACTGATAGTGCCGGTACTTTTTATCACTGTAGAGAATCACTGAAGAACCTTTGGGGGCGTAGCCATACTAGAGAggaatgtcaaaaaaataacaccgTTTGCATTCATTTGGAAAATCACACATACAAGAATGTAAAATGCATCTTGTTTGGTTTTGTGCACAATATGGATCAGATCTCGATTAAACTTGCATAACACATAGTTGTttaatttaagactttttttaagTATGCATGTCATGGCATGTATtctaacaaaaatgtatttgaacaatacagtggctgaaataagtatttaacacatcaccatgtttctcactaaatatacttcctaaaggtgctattgacctgaaaagtTCACCAAATGTTggtaacaacccaagtaatccatacattcaaagaaagtagaacaaataagctaagaaattaagttgtgtgtaaagaTGTGAAGTGACatagggaaaaagtattgaacacatgaagggaggtgcaaaaaggcatggaaagccaagacagcaCCTGAAATCCGgcaatcaaacagcaatccaaccccttgtcagtgcaaatgaatatcagatggttcagtcctaattgatggcctacaaaaaggtctcattgacCTTAttgtgtgagtcaagacacatctcatgatgggtactagcaaagagctgtctcaagaccatcgcaaactaattgttgcaaaacataataatggcattggttacaggcgcacaTCTCagtttctgaacgttccagtgagcacggttggggccataatacgtaagtggaaagccaatcatggcaccatAAATTGCCTCGATCAGATGCTCTTCACAAGATttatgacagaggagtgcaaagaataatctgAAGAGTtatccaagagccaaggaccacctatggagagcttcaaaaagacctggaattggCAGGTACTCTTGTCACAAGGTAAACAGTGAGAAATGTACTCCGCCGTCATGGCCTCTATGCACGCTTAACACGCAGGACCTCATTGCTGGAAAAAAGATcttgtcaaagctcgtttaaagtttgttgaacaacatttggacaagccagttaaatactgggagaaaacagtctggtcggatgagagccaaattaaactgtttggatgccataatgcacaccacgtttggagtagaaatggcactgcacatcacgctaaaaacatcataccaacagtgaagtttggaggtgggaatatgatggtgtggggctgctttgcagCAAATGGTATTGGTaaatttcacattattgaaggaaggatgaatggaaaaatgtactgagacattcttgataAGAACCTGCTGCTATCTACGTCGATGATGacaatgaaacgagggtggacatttcatcacgATAATGATCCCAAAAACACTggcaaggaaactctcaattggtttcaaaaaataaagctgctagaatggcctagccaatcacctgacttgaatccaatcgaacatctatggaaataactgaaactcagggtccataaaagaaccccacggaaccttcaagatttgaagactgcttgtgtggaggaatgggccaaaatcacaccagcacaatgcatgcgactagtttctccatacaggaggcgtcttgaagctgtcattgcaaacaaaggcgtttgtacaaagtattaaataaataccagttggcgtgttcaatactttttccctgtgtcacttcacattattacacaaactttgtgatcttatttgttctacttttttgtatgtatggattacttgggctgttcccaacatctggtgaaatctttcttgtcaatagcaccttgggaaatatatttaatgagaaaaatggtgacgtgttaaatacttatttcagccgctggaCCTGTCCATTCTTAAGCAAAATCCAAGAGGCTGCACAAACGAATAAATGAATACCAATAAATAAGGAGGTAATAATCAGGGTGTCTGCAGGTTCAAggatgtcaaacttaaatactttttaattcctttttAGGGCTACTTCATTGAAATCTCTCATTGTCTATATGTGATCATTACAAGTGGGACATATGGGCTCAATATTATATATCGcaatatattcatttttatcattCTTTGTACTATGTTTtctatacagtgccgtgaaaaggtatcgacccccttctcaaattcttacatttttccatcgtttccccactttaatgtttaagatcatcaaacaaatgtaaatatcagataaatataaaccaagtgatcttaaaatgctgtttttaaaatggtgatttcatttcatttaaagtTACCTGGTCCTGTGGGATAGTAATtaacccccttgttaaatcatgaattaattgtggctaatcacaattttcgggttaattttcactgatcacacccaagcgtGATTACCTTCAGACCTGTTCAATGACGAAATAATTTAAACAGAATATGTcccgaaaaaaaatcaagtcagacaaaagattaaaaaaaaagctgcaataaaatgacacgatccagaGAATTTCCACAATTTGAGAAAttaagtaattgacatctatcagtcaaTCTATTACAAAAtcaatttctaaagctttaggattccagcgaatcATAGGAAGAGCCATTATCTTAACatgaagaaaacatggaacagtgatcGATCTTCCCAgcagtggccggcctacaaagattacccaagaaaacagcaatgactcatccaggaggccacagagGAACTCAGGACATCTtcaaaagaactgcaggcctcccttgcctcagttaaggtcagtgttcatgacacaacaataaggaagagactgggcaaaaatggcaaccatggcagagttccaaggcgaaaaccacttctgaccaaaaagaacaaaggctcatcttaattttacaaaaatgttttttaaataaatagccagcacggtgggcgactggttagagcatctgcctcacagttctgaggaacggggttcaatccccagccccgcctgtgtggagagtgcatgttctccccgtgcctgtgtgggttttctccgggcactccggtttccttccacatccccaaaacatgcatggtaggttaattgacaactctaaattgtccgtaggtgtgaatgtgagtgcgaatggatgtttgtttgtatgtgccctgctattggctggcaaccagttcatggtgtaccccgcctcctgcccgatgttagctgggatgggctccagcacccccgccaccctagtgaggagaagcggctcagacaatggatggattttgtacTACAAATTATTTATATTGCTATTGCTCATGGTACAACCGCTGTCCAAAGTCCATGTACAATTGcacagtttttaaatggcacGTGAATCTTGATATCTTTATCTTGATAtcataaaattgtgttttttcaccATGTGCTTTATATATCACAGGTAAAGAAGTCTTACCTGAGACAGCTTCTGTGTTCCATAAAATGTATCTGTCTTCCACACATGATTCCTGCCTGACAACTTTTCATTGTTCGAATGATATCAAAGCACATTGGGTGTCATCTCGTCATATTTGTGCGGTGAAACAAGTTGTACCGGTAACAATTCTTCTTCACACTGTGCAAAATCTTCTGCTTCATTGGATGGTTGACCTCTTGTAGCCAAACCACATCCATGTTAATGAAGCTATtttattttggcacaaaaaacaaccaaaggGCGAAACATCTGCTCACCTTGTGAGTGTCTGCAGAGATGCTAGTGACACCTTTTACCCTGAAGTCGAACGGTGCGAGTGCGTAGCCAGCCTTAGCCATGAAGACGATCAGAAAACCGCCCAGACAGGCATCCACATGCAATGGCAGGTGGTTGTGCACAGCCAGCTGCAAAATGGGTCAGGGGGAGTTTGAGGGAAATGTGCCGAGTTTCAATACAGAACAGAATTAAAGGAGAAATGCTTCTGACCTTTGCGACTTCCTCAATCGGGTCCATAATCCCGTGTGGAAATTGGGGGGCTGAGCACACAAGCATGGCTGTATTCTTGTTGATGGCTCTCTTCATAGccttattgaaatgaaatgggagaaaaatggatggaataactGTAGAACTAGACAAGTCAAGTCACAAATGCCCCCCACCCTCCTCTCACCTTCACATCAACttgcattgtttttatattgaGGGGAATGTGAACAAGCGTCATCCCAAAGTAATGTGCTGCTTTGTCGAAGGCTGCATGGACACTAACTGGCGCGAGACTGCAGGAATCACAAGAAAACACAATGTCAGTCAAGAAATAGCTTTCAAACTGCCAATGCCTTATACACCTGGTTGAGGAAATTGATAACGGTTTATCAATAAACCGTGATAACGTTTCAGATGGTGAGCATgactgtttcaaattgtaattacTGGTATTGTTACTATATACTCTggaaaaggtattggcccccgttctcaaattcttatatttttgcatagtttccccactttcttTAAGACCATCTCAATCTCAACTGTTGTGGAAtgtctttggatcgtgtcattttgttgcagcttgtttagatcttttgtccgacttgattttgtcgggacagattctgtttaggtgatttcttgattgaacagtttCTGGAGGTAaccaggcttgggtgtgatctatgaaaattaaccaaaaattgtgattagccacaattaattcatgatttaacaaggggggtaattcaccatttaaaaacagcattataagttcacttgggttgtatttgtccgatatttacatttgtttgatgattttaaacaaagtgcagaaactatgcaaaaatctaagaatttgacaagggggccaatactttttcacggcactataTATAGTAAGCAGTAGTTAGCGGCGCATGTGATCACCAATGTTATAAACCAATAGCGTACAAGATGTGGGATTGCAATGGTAATGACAGACACACAGAATGTGCCTTGTAAATAGTGCTGGGCGATATATCGAGAATCTCGATCTGGTCGATATTTTATTCATGCTCGATAAGGAAAAAGGGGATCCTCaattttattttccatatttCTTGCTACTTACTCCACGATACTTCCACCAAGATGGGGCCGTCGCTGTCTGAGCTAACTGTTCCGgacagttttgtatttttttttcttttaattcgcTTTATTTCCAGATCACCGCATTGTATTCGTTCAACATGACGTCATGTGTCTTCTTAATTCTAGACAGATTGGGCATGTTTAAGTGAATTGCTGCCACATAATGGTTACGTGATGAACACCTACAACAGAGCCAAACCATaagaaatacattcaaataaatattaaagcCATAATACATTAACGATGTATTGAACAGTAtggagaattatttttatcctattacataatatacttcAATAATTGTCCTGTGGCAatgtttttgacataatttgaaaaatatgaaaaattacacaaattgttctggaagtttATAGGTTGGttgctctgcagtcatagccataaatgcaaatttactaataattggcataatgATTTCTTCCGGTGTTTCGGTTTTCAGCCTTGGGTTTCtcattttcgtttttttttttgttttgtttctttttttttttgtatcggtCATGAATTTTCGTTTCAGCGCGTCACTAATTTTGAGACTTTTATATTGAAAAGTAATTTGTTTCTTTGTAATGTTTATGATTAGTTAAATAAACGTTCTGCTTTATAATGTGAATCAATTTGGTCTGGTccatttttatacatttctcaactttaatacaataaatagttGAGTCATATCGAATGTCGAATATCAACATTAGGTGGAAAAAACAATCGTGATATCAAATTTAGCCCATATCACCCAGCACTACTTGTAAGTCAGTGTAAtattgaaattatttcaaaggttttaattgtacacacagtacttttttttttttaagcagaaaATGCAAATTACTTGGAGAAAGGAAATCACTGCTCCATGAAGTCTAATGAAGGTCATCTTACATTTCTGGGTATTTGACACCTCGTTCATACGCCATGTCTCTGTACGCCTTGCAGGCCATCAGTATGCTCTCCGTTCCTCCTGAAGTCAcctaaacaaaaaaaggcaataaGCTGCCATTTTATGTCAAAGTCCTGCTTTGTGTTGATCCATGTAACACAGTACATGACGAGAATGATGAATGTGCTTACTGTGCCACACGAGTTGGGTCCACCGTGGAAAAGCGTGCAAGCCATTCTAACGACctctgcctccatctttcttacACCAGGAAAGATGTCTGGGTGAAGGGGGTTGCTCCATGCAAAATCTCCATACACCTTAGAACAAAAGGAAGTGTGACTTGGACACAGagaaaatggtgatttcttgtGAGGAATGGCAAGTTGTGAGTAAGCCACCGAAATACGGGTACAATAATTTGGAAATGTTTGCCACAAAGCATAATATGCCTCATGAAAAAACTTCAAAGGATGCACTGCCACCATGAGGTCACATAAGTATGAGCATATCTTCCTCAGCTAGCGTCTATGGAATGTATCTggatgtgttttgctttttgggggggctttttGCTACACTTACTAAAAAAGATGTACCGCCATTATGTATAATGTTACAAAACACAGCAACATATTATGCAAGACCTCAGGTTACCTCACTAGAGCTCACGTTAGCAAGTAAAGGATTTTCTCTGCTTGAGTTtttgattttgtgtgttttactaACAACAATAAATTTCTTTTTAGGGTtacagctatcaaatattttagtattcgagtatcctattaaaatgtttcttgaatAATCGGGTATTCggataaattatatatttgcttagttaaagagcaattatgactacgagaaagaaaataagccatttcacttcaaaatgaatgaccaattgttttttttagatcatcaactgttttatttcttaaattcacattgagcagaaaacatttttcttgtcttaaaatattttcagttaGGCAATTTCAAAAGcagacaaaaatacaacaaatttcaatttcaacttAGTATTTTTTCTCTTCGCATTGCTTGTAAGTATAagaaaaacataaggcattaatCAAAAAAGGCAAAAGGAGCCTCTTGTGCAACTTTACTTCAGCAGCTAGCCTTTTGGGACATGACAAAGTACAGCAGGAGGTTCATGGCTGTGCGTTTAAGAGCTTAGGCCAGTCTaaccaaactaaaatgaagactcCTCCGtagaaaacacaaatattacctTAATAATTTTTGACGAACTTTGCTACTCACAATCATTGTTTTTCCACCTACAATacttgactcaaaatgtagccacttGCAGATACGATGCTACTACGCTGGCCATGTTTCTCACAGTGTTTGAATCGCTTAAACTGTCCCTTGACAAATATGGCAAGCACCCTGAATGAAGTCACCTTATAGTCACACACATACTCTACTTGTCACCATTGTAATAAACTGGCCACAAATTTGACGGGAGCCATATTTAATAGAAGCCTTAGCCCTCCGCAGGGCTAACGTTATTGTTAGTATACTGCATTAAAGTGAAACTCACTGATTTGCATGACGTCCATCTTGGCTCTTCCACCtcattgtgtgtgtctttgcttAAGAGACGTGTCACGTCACCGGTGTTCGCCTCTCTAATCAGTCTGAAATGCTCCCGcattttgggaatttttttcctcttttttcgcATTTGTCTTCTCTGACGTCGTCGCCATCTTCTCcttcttttgttgtgtttaacgGCGGCTTGTGAACTACCGCGTAGTCGCCATTTATTTTGCGcctacttctttttacacttgtgttacGATAAAGGATTTTAATACATGAGGTTCAACATAAATCACCTTCATATttatgcaaagcaaatttatttatgtagcgcatttcatacacacggTAACTCAAcatgctttacatgattaaaagcatttaaaagcaaagaaaaaaaaccatcttATTTAAGACTACTATGttttaatgttacagtggttaactttttttttttttttttacacctgtaTGACCATACGGCATGTAAAATTATACTCAACAAATTGCTTGTAAAGGTAATACAGGGTTTCTTTagattttcactatttacaATGGGGTTGCTGTTCCCCACCACAAAGGTTTTCCTTGCTAAGAACTGAGCTCTGCCGACTGtgacaaacattaaaatgtgaCTCCTCAGGCAGCGGAGGCCTTAATGTGCACAGTGATGCATACCTTCACCAGGAGTTTAGTCAGTGCTTCATCACCCCAGTACACTGCGCCTGAAACACAGCCAGTCTGCCACTGCACTTCATCTGCAACAACACATCATCTCTTCAGACCAGCACTCCAGTCgttttgaaacaaaatacaattgatgGCCAAATTAGTAACATTTCTGGGACTTACTCAGAGTTTGGTACTCGATGATCTTGTCTAGGACTTGGCTCTGCGAGAGGCCTTTTGAAGGCAGCTTTTTAGTGTAGCTCATGCCATTCTTCAGAGTGCACAGACTAGCAGACATGTCATCTAAGGCCTTGTTCAGTTGGCTCTGGATCTATCATGAGAGCAGAATTGCATTAGGAACAATGTCTGGGTGCCACAGAGAAAAGGATTTCACAAGAGCAACAGCTGATTTTATATGTTCAGTGTGTGAAAGCTTCATCTCAATTTGTTGTAAAATGACATTGACAAGACGTGGGTGAACGTTATCTCCAGTGCACAATGTTAAGTGTGCCAAACGTTTCCAACTATGCACTCAGTCATCAGCCATGACTCATAAGAGAATCAGAGGATACAGTCAGTCTGCACGTACCGCCCCGCCAACAAAGGGTATTTTTCTGATGAGTCGAAAGCACTGCTTCTTCATTCTGGAAAGGAGACCtaaaaccaaaaagaacaaGACAAGGAGCTTTAGTGAATGCTGGCACCTCATCGACCACAAACCTTTGACAGATGACTATATGACACATAATTacatgtcaagaaaaaaaaaagaagaaaaaaaaacacttcaactGGTTTATTTCTGATCTCTGGTTCAACCCCCACTACAAGAAACTTTCACTCAGCAATACGATGGACAAAATTGAGCTTACTACTGACAAATTAAGGTAAATTTTTAGTCAAAGTCAATGCGAAAGGTACCAGTGAAGGTACAACAGTGACTGCAGTTCTAGCAGCTATTCTTCTAACATCACTTATGTTACGCTGTCCTCACTTTCTTGCTGGAAGAGGAATCCTTTAAGCCAGACTGCTCCCAGTGTGGTGACAAGCGTCACTCCGATGATCTGCCATGGCTCCAAGTCCCTGCAGTGCGAGTTGACCTGCCGCCGGCCCTCCTCCAGGTAGAGGAGCACCATCTGCTTGTACACCTCCAAGGCACTCTGGATTAACATacaggcacaaacacacacagagttcTGGTTTCAAGGTCACAATGCGCTATCAGAAATATTTGTACAATAGGAGCCCATCCCTGTCCTAAAATTGTAATCTACACGTTTTAGAATTTCAAGGTCACTGTGTGTTCCTTTTCTAAAGCCAAAGCGTTTCCGAAGCGGTAAGAGTCAAAGGTCAGGGGCACAGAAGCAGTACCTTTGAGGGCACAACCCTACTGTGTCCCCCAACGCACAATGATGTACTTTTTTCTAGTAAGTATGATAACGAAAACATCCTCAAAGCCAAATTTCTTTCAAAgaaagctttgtttttttgccgtATTATTGCATTGCAAGATGCAGAAAGGCAACACAGCCTGTCAGCCAATAAAAGTAACACTAATacagatcagaatcatctttatttgccaagtatgtccaaaaaacacacaaggaatttgtctccggtaattggagccgctctagtacgacaacggacagtcaattgacagaacacttttgagacataaagacattgagaaaaaccgtcactgagcaataaagagtcgctagttatctggtaatgccggtacaagaTTGAAGACCACTGTCTTAACGTGTTTGAAGATTGGCTCAGAACAGGTTGCGAAATGTCAGTTTGTCACAGGCCTCTCACGGTGGAACCGCTGAAGTCAAAGGCAACTAAGATCATACAATTTGGAATCAGACCAAAAAGTTGCAACCCTGTAGTACAAAGCCCTGTCATGCATGATGTTACACAACACGTCAGGATATCTCGTGCAACTTCTCTTATCTTGGCATTACAACTTTGTGAGTCATCATTGTAGTTTAGATTGGTTTACAGATTTATGTCTGAATATTAACAGTGGTCAACTTATACTTGCAAGACAGTTATAAATTGTTGAACGCTAAAATATTGCCTTGAAGTTAATAAAGATTTTTGTATTGGCGACTATCGGACCTTGGAGTGGATTAATTCTATTGCTGTTATTTCCTATCGGAAAACTACTGTAGAAACTATTTGCTGGTTGACCAGTGTCTTGGATTGTGTTTGATCATACAGTAGATCATACTGTATCTGATTTGTCAATCCAAGTATGATTCGTCATTCATATAAATCAATGCCTACGTCGCCTGCAAATGACTATTCATAGAAATCAAgataatattttattcatgataGCTCCATTGCCCTTGATATACACATTTCTTCAATGAACAATCCAGTCATCATACAGTACAAAGAGCTCCAGAAGAGAAAAATGTCTTCCACTCACACagatttaaatactgtacaggtACATAATGACCCACGAATGTAATGGCTGCTGATGTACTTACATCGCTAGGCATTGTTGACTCGAGAGATCAGTTTTCCCCTCACACAAATAATGTCAGCAGTTTGCGGAGTTGCTAATGGCTGACGCTCcgctgtatgttttttttctccagacaGAAGAGC includes:
- the sgpl1 gene encoding sphingosine-1-phosphate lyase 1 isoform X2; amino-acid sequence: MPSDSALEVYKQMVLLYLEEGRRQVNSHCRDLEPWQIIGVTLVTTLGAVWLKGFLFQQESLLSRMKKQCFRLIRKIPFVGGAIQSQLNKALDDMSASLCTLKNGMSYTKKLPSKGLSQSQVLDKIIEYQTLNEVQWQTGCVSGAVYWGDEALTKLLVKVYGDFAWSNPLHPDIFPGVRKMEAEVVRMACTLFHGGPNSCGTVTSGGTESILMACKAYRDMAYERGVKYPEILAPVSVHAAFDKAAHYFGMTLVHIPLNIKTMQVDVKAMKRAINKNTAMLVCSAPQFPHGIMDPIEEVAKLAVHNHLPLHVDACLGGFLIVFMAKAGYALAPFDFRVKGVTSISADTHKYGYAPKGSSVILYSDKKYRHYQYFVAPDWQGGIYASPSIAGSRPGGIVAACWATMMHMGENGYVDATRKIVRVARKIKTEVRKMKGVFVFGDPQVSVVAIGSNDFDIFRLSNALTSKGWNLNTLQYPSSIHICCTVLHTQLGVVERFVSDVREQVAIIMKNPKEKTTGMGAIYGMAQSIPDRSMVTEISQAFLDCLYSTEVAKSGTSHMNGNGKAH
- the sgpl1 gene encoding sphingosine-1-phosphate lyase 1 isoform X1 — translated: MDYWSALEVYKQMVLLYLEEGRRQVNSHCRDLEPWQIIGVTLVTTLGAVWLKGFLFQQESLLSRMKKQCFRLIRKIPFVGGAIQSQLNKALDDMSASLCTLKNGMSYTKKLPSKGLSQSQVLDKIIEYQTLNEVQWQTGCVSGAVYWGDEALTKLLVKVYGDFAWSNPLHPDIFPGVRKMEAEVVRMACTLFHGGPNSCGTVTSGGTESILMACKAYRDMAYERGVKYPEILAPVSVHAAFDKAAHYFGMTLVHIPLNIKTMQVDVKAMKRAINKNTAMLVCSAPQFPHGIMDPIEEVAKLAVHNHLPLHVDACLGGFLIVFMAKAGYALAPFDFRVKGVTSISADTHKYGYAPKGSSVILYSDKKYRHYQYFVAPDWQGGIYASPSIAGSRPGGIVAACWATMMHMGENGYVDATRKIVRVARKIKTEVRKMKGVFVFGDPQVSVVAIGSNDFDIFRLSNALTSKGWNLNTLQYPSSIHICCTVLHTQLGVVERFVSDVREQVAIIMKNPKEKTTGMGAIYGMAQSIPDRSMVTEISQAFLDCLYSTEVAKSGTSHMNGNGKAH